A region from the Cellvibrio sp. PSBB006 genome encodes:
- a CDS encoding M48 family metalloprotease — protein MSVFRKTLLIPMILASGIAMNAAAEIELPMLGDTSSSMISPVQERVLGQKWLRLYRSQVPTSSDPLIIDYLEKLLNRLAIHSQLDNKDLELVLVQNDTLNAFAVPGGIIGVHTGLLTYARTENQLAAVLAHELAHLSQRHYARQLEQQKNMAAPFYAGMLASLVLLATSGSNSDAGLAALATTQAAAIDAQLRFSRQNEQEADRIGMQTMIEAGLDPYAASDMFEEMLRGSRYGRRPPEFLLTHPITESRISDARNRAMQYPRKQYDDNLEFQLMRTRIRVRSEETPQLAVKRFKGEVQGDSASADASRYGLVLAYTDAQQFAEARATLKPLLEKDPERLSYLIMANDIEVAARNYKPALKDLEALLDKNPGSHPVIVRYAEALMKAGDYEGSAAVLERYSRQRNKDDYVWYLLAEVYGLAGNILGVHEARAEYFILNGVYDRAQIQLRNALKLAQGNFHRTALLEERLKYVERQRQEQNF, from the coding sequence GTGTCTGTGTTTCGCAAAACCTTGCTGATTCCAATGATTCTCGCAAGCGGCATCGCTATGAATGCGGCGGCGGAGATAGAACTTCCGATGTTGGGAGACACCAGCTCCAGCATGATTTCACCAGTGCAGGAGCGTGTACTTGGGCAAAAGTGGTTGCGATTGTACCGTAGTCAGGTTCCCACGTCCTCTGATCCATTGATTATCGATTACCTCGAAAAACTGCTGAATCGGTTGGCGATCCACAGCCAGCTGGACAACAAAGACCTGGAATTGGTGCTGGTCCAGAACGATACCCTCAATGCCTTTGCCGTACCAGGCGGCATCATCGGCGTCCACACCGGTTTGCTGACCTATGCCAGAACCGAAAACCAGCTGGCGGCAGTTCTGGCTCACGAACTGGCGCACTTGAGCCAGCGCCATTATGCCCGCCAACTTGAACAACAAAAAAACATGGCTGCGCCCTTTTATGCCGGGATGCTGGCCAGTCTGGTGTTGCTCGCCACCAGCGGCTCCAACAGCGATGCGGGCCTGGCAGCCCTGGCAACCACCCAGGCAGCGGCGATTGATGCGCAATTGCGCTTCAGCCGACAAAATGAACAGGAAGCCGACCGCATCGGTATGCAAACCATGATTGAGGCGGGGTTAGATCCCTACGCCGCCTCCGACATGTTCGAAGAGATGCTGCGCGGCAGTCGCTATGGCCGCCGCCCCCCGGAATTCCTGCTGACGCACCCGATTACCGAAAGCCGTATCTCGGATGCCCGCAACCGCGCGATGCAGTATCCACGTAAGCAATACGACGATAACCTCGAATTCCAGTTGATGCGCACCCGCATTCGGGTCAGGAGTGAAGAAACACCGCAATTAGCGGTCAAGCGGTTTAAAGGCGAGGTTCAGGGAGACAGTGCATCGGCCGATGCCAGCCGCTACGGTCTTGTACTGGCTTATACCGATGCGCAGCAATTTGCCGAAGCCAGGGCTACGCTCAAACCCTTACTGGAAAAAGATCCCGAGAGGCTGAGCTATCTCATCATGGCCAATGATATTGAAGTGGCCGCCCGAAATTACAAGCCTGCACTTAAAGACCTGGAAGCCCTGCTGGATAAAAATCCCGGCAGTCATCCGGTCATCGTGCGCTACGCCGAAGCCCTGATGAAAGCAGGTGACTATGAGGGCAGTGCCGCCGTGTTAGAACGCTATTCACGGCAGCGCAATAAAGATGACTATGTCTGGTATCTGTTAGCAGAAGTCTACGGATTGGCGGGAAATATTCTCGGTGTGCACGAAGCACGCGCCGAATATTTTATTCTCAACGGTGTGTATGATCGCGCGCAGATTCAATTGCGCAATGCGTTAAAGCTGGCACAAGGCAACTTCCACCGCACTGCTTTACTGGAAGAACGATTGAAATACGTGGAGCGCCAGCGGCAGGAACAAAACTTTTAG